One Vicia villosa cultivar HV-30 ecotype Madison, WI linkage group LG5, Vvil1.0, whole genome shotgun sequence genomic window, ACAAGGCTAGGCTACTTCTTCTCTGCTGCATCACCATTTTCCAGTCAATCAATATTAGAAAAAACTTTCTCTTAATATATGTTGGTTTATGCTCAAAGAAATGAATGTTGTATTTCCCATGTCTCATCATGCACCCTCCAAAAGGCATGTAATGCCCAACAGAAAAATGATGAACTAATCAAAACTATTAATGGTTTTGATAGTAAATATGTGTTGAAGTTGACGAGGGAGCCAGAGAAGATGTTAGAACTTCTTCCTCTAGGGTATCTAACAAATCGATAAGGGAAATTCTGCTTAAAATTAATGCACCAAGATTATATATCCTTCTGGTGGTTTACTAAGGAGCAGTATACTTAGCATAGGAGGATATAATCTCTACACAAGAGGGGTGATGTGAATAGGAACCCAATATTTTTCATACCAGATTTTGGGGGAGGAATGGTTGACAATGAAGAATCTATGTCATCTTTAgcaaaagagcaagagaagagccCTTGTGTGAGAGATGAGAGTTTTAAATATAAGAAGAAGAATAAAGTAAAGTATGTTGGTGAAGCAATTTCTATTTAGGAGGCTAATATTGTCCTGGCTCCATGGGTTGTCCATTTTCCCAAAATAAATGACAGAGAAAAACTTTGTGAATGAGACAATTATGACATATTAGAATAATAGACTTTAGGCTAGAAGAATATGATTAAGGTTGTGACTTGAAGACTGGCATTACATTTAAGACGATTCTAGAGAAATGAACTAGGGTTGAGTTGTCACGTTAATGAATAAGGACTAAAAAAGCTTCTACAACAATGCTAGAGGGCTATGTTGTCTTATACATGTGTTGTACTATCCTAGTACACATACTAGAAAAAGGAAATATGCTTTATTCTTTGGGCCATGGTTAATGGATAATTGTAAAGGcctaataaacaaaaataaatataatttggaTATGAAAGAACCTCCAATAAATAGATCTGAAATGGAATTGGAAAGCGGTTTAAAAAATTAAGATAACTATgtatagaagaagaaggaaaaactAGAGTCCCAAAGTCCATTTCATGCCCTCGTCAGCTCTAAAGGAATACAATGTTGAGAGACGTATTACTAGaagttacttgttgttgagagatTCCAAGTAGTTGAAGTTTTTATCTTAGGTTTTCATTTCTATTATATTTgtttatgaatttataacttatgtTCTCAATATGTTGTATTTATTTATCTCAGTATGAGCTAAACTTCCTTTGTTGGATAATATGTGATTTCTTACCTTATGTTTATTCTTAAGTGTGATCATCATAGCAATGAATAATGGTTTATTAGGTTGAGGTAACATCTAATGTAATTTCCTGAACTAACAAGGTTAAGTAGAGAGTAGGCATACATTGCTTACTTGGACACTGTAGAAATACAGGGCTAAGGCTATAGGGGTGaacaaaacaaattttataagTGTTTTGGTGATATTGTGAGGCATGGATATAAAATCTTAAGGGAACCAATGCATATTTTCATATTGTAGATATACACCTGAAAATTGATTTCTTGCCTCATAAGTTATGACATTACACATCATATTCAGACGCTAGATGAATTCATAAAATGGATCATTGTTTGACAAATTGTTCTACAgtgttaaaaatctttattttatcACTatgattttcttatttttaacCACATGACACAAACAATTATTCTATTACTATTGTTCATGTTTACTTTACAATTTTTTGCATGGAATTCAAGATTCTTAATACAATCCTTGTGAGATCGATGTTTTTACTTATCACTCGCTACTAGtttcactatatatatatatatatatatatttgaacatacaaaataaataatagtattGTATGTTATTTTACAACACAAAATCATTTCAGACTGCACTAGTAGGGAGAGTCCGACAAGAACCCACAACCAACCTTAAGACATCATATTCTCCATCAACCCAATCTAAACTCTCTTTTGGTTGATTAATAGAGACACTATAATAGACTAAGCAGGCCAAGAAAGGCCCAACCCAAAACACCCAATGTCCATTCCATAATGAGCCTCCATAAAGCAATGCTGGGCCTAAGCATCTTGCTGGATTCATCCCAACACCAGCATATCCAGCATGTCCAGTTACAGTTATAGATACAAATACTGCTAGTGCGAGAGAGCCTGCTACCACCACACAAATCATTGGCAAGCCTAAATCCTTATGTCTTCTTTTATCAAAAGCACATGTGAGACCCACAAATAGGACCAAAAACGTGCAAGTGAATTCAAGCAACAATGCATCTTGTGGCTTTATTATATCAGGATTTTGTTCTTTGTCACCGAGGGCACAACCTCCTAAAGAGTACGTATCTATTATTTTGGGGTCCATTACACACTTGAGTATAAAGAAACCAATTATTGAGCCAATGCACTGTGCTAAGACATAAAGGAGCGCACGAGAAAGAGTGACAACGCCTTTAAGAGCAGCTATGAATGAAAAAACAGGACTCATGTGGCCACCAGTTAGAGGAACTGTGACATTAAGAAATAAGAAGGCAATACCAAAGACTGCAAAAGGAATTATAAATTGAGGATTGTGCGATGAGTCCAAACATGCAACAATAGAACTTATTAGAGTAAACATAAGTAAAGTTGTTGCTATTAACTCTGTTAGAGCTGCTTTCCATgtctgaaataaaaaaatatttaaaagtgttAATTTTTCTAGGGaataaacaaaattttcaacgtattaaaaaggtaaaaaaaaacttTTGGTTGCCACCGTTATACatacatattaaaaaatatgataaaattattaatatatatatatatatatatatatatatatatatatatatatatatatatatatatatatatatatatatatatatatatatatatatatatattagtaaattaattttattattattttagaaataatATACATGATAATTAGTGAAGAACAAAAttgaaaaactaataataatctttacattaaaaaatgaaatcGATATTTATTTTAAGCGAAACTTAAAttgttttaatgatttttatatcaaaatagacgaagtttatttttttttttttgtaaaacattttcTAACATAGATTGTGTCAGAAAACATCCAACATAGATGTGTTGAGAAAGAAGCCTGTTGCACATGTATGAATCAGATTGTGAAATGAAAAGGTTAAAGAAGACAAGATATTTGAAAATATGAAATTGAAATAACTTGATATGCTAATTTTAGGAAAGATTGTAGCCTTTTTCGAACAATAGGTTATATATGCTTGGTATAAGAGTTGAATTACCTCAATTGATAAGAATTCATGAGCACCGATGGAGGAAAGAAAATTTGGAGACTTCTTGCCTGCAAAGGGGAATCGTTGATCAGTGTTCATGTTTACAACTCTTGAATTAGAAGGATCCATATGTGATCTCAATTTTTGGAGTAAAGAAATATGTTTGTGGGGGTGGCTATTTATAATAAGAGTTAGCCAAACATTGCTATTGGAGAATCACTTTAATGTAATCAACCAGTTGTAGAAAGAGAGAAGTCAGAGAAAGCATATCTTTTTCCCCTCTATTCTGTCCTCTTTTGATCTcataaaattgttttatttatattctttgtttgtttaaaaaTAGTTATctcttaataatattaaatataatatttattctttttgacctttattaatattcattatttagaaaaatattttagtttcatAGGTTTTCTCTAATGaagataatattttaaaaatcagatTGAAGATCGAATTTGCAAGACCTCTGATTTAAGGTTCAATTTATCCGATCGATTAAACATGCAATTGAacgatttattaaattaattaattaattaataatataaagttATATTTCTCATATAACTTATAAATAATCTTAGATTcgcaatttaataaaataaatattttaaaattttcattacaAATTTAATACAAAAAGATCAATAAAACATCTAATACAACATAATATATTCTTAAGTTTAATTTCAACTTTAATTGATGAATACtttaaacaaattaaagaattgtaataaaataaaatagaataattcaAGCTAAGATGAAACATAGTAGAACATAACacctaaaataaatattaaatataaaatttaaacaaattagaatatttaaatataattgaaatattatacttaaTTAAAGATTAAATCAAAACTTCATTAAACCAATTCAACTGGTGCGGAGGGACATTCTATTGTAGGGACGTGGGTTCCTGCTGCATTCAATTTATTCatctttaaaattcaaatttcaactATTATACCAACAAGTTAAATAGTTAATCAAACATAGGCTTGATATAGAAAAGATTTAATATAATGCATGGTCAAAACTATTTAAGATCTATATCCGATCCTACCTAGTCATTGATCATATCATTCTCTTATCTATGGATTGGTCTCTCTCTCTCAAATAAATTGATCCAAAATTTTAGTCTCATTTTGTTACAACCGTCCTACAATAGATCTACGACATTATGTGTATGTTTGGCAATTTGTCCTGCTATCGTGATTTTGAGAAAATCACGGTCAAAAACCACGACAAGTGAAAAGCTACAACTTGTAGCTTCTTAAAATTCACGTTCCATTGTTTCCCAACGTGCGGTGGCGGCAAATAGAATTGGATCCAAACACACACTATATCTGTTAATTTATTCCAAACAATCATCAAATGTGATTCAACATTTGAACTTGCTTGGAATCAA contains:
- the LOC131607141 gene encoding aquaporin PIP1-5-like; translation: MDPSNSRVVNMNTDQRFPFAGKKSPNFLSSIGAHEFLSIETWKAALTELIATTLLMFTLISSIVACLDSSHNPQFIIPFAVFGIAFLFLNVTVPLTGGHMSPVFSFIAALKGVVTLSRALLYVLAQCIGSIIGFFILKCVMDPKIIDTYSLGGCALGDKEQNPDIIKPQDALLLEFTCTFLVLFVGLTCAFDKRRHKDLGLPMICVVVAGSLALAVFVSITVTGHAGYAGVGMNPARCLGPALLYGGSLWNGHWVFWVGPFLACLVYYSVSINQPKESLDWVDGEYDVLRLVVGSCRTLPTSAV